In Siniperca chuatsi isolate FFG_IHB_CAS linkage group LG16, ASM2008510v1, whole genome shotgun sequence, the following proteins share a genomic window:
- the LOC122863442 gene encoding potassium voltage-gated channel subfamily F member 1-like produces the protein MWGIQRTRYADCNGSEASEETEIVVNIGGVKQVLYGDVLNRYPETRLAELVDCSLKSSEEISLLCDDYDPDTGEFYFDRDPEAFKCIIELYHYGEIHMKRGICPICFMKEMEFWKIGSDFLDDCCKCHLKEVEDELAEIAEKVKTILVDREGDPSAGGWQRFQMCLWRLMEKPESSVPAHIIAIVSFIFILVSSVVMCVGTIPDLQVEDSEGNLSEHPTLEVIETVCIGWFTIEYILRLISSPNKIKFVLSFMNIIDFMAIMPFFVVLILTSFGAGVMELANVQQAVQALRIMRIARIFKLARHSSGLQTLTSALKSSFKELGLLLMYMGVGVFLFSALGYTMEQNHPDTLFTSIPQSFWWAVITMTTVGYGDVYPKTTLGRCNAAISFLCGVIAIALPIHPIINNFVLFYNKQQVLETAAKHEIELMALRSGVGELEAAPSPHKHVCGAGVWDNTIRSCHSDTYIPLLKDPRGGAGMQTPSMETSFESTAEATEYFIS, from the coding sequence ATGTGGGGGATCCAGAGGACGCGGTATGCAGACTGCAACGGCTCTGAAGCCAGTGAAGAGACAGAGATTGTTGTTAACATCGGCGGGGTGAAACAGGTGTTGTATGGGGACGTGTTGAATCGCTACCCGGAGACCCGGCTGGCAGAACTGGTGGACTGTTCACTGAAGTCCTCTGAAGAAATATCTTTACTATGTGACGACTACGACCCTGATACAGGagagttttattttgacagagaCCCCGAAGCATTTAAGTGTATAATTGAGCTGTATCATTATGGAGAGATTCACATGAAACGAGGCATCTGTCCAATTTGTTTTATGAAGGAGATGGAGTTCTGGAAAATCGGCTCTGATTTTCTGGATGACTGTTGTAAATGCCACCTGAAGGAGGTAGAGGATGAACTTGCAGAGATCGCAGAGAAAGTGAAAACTATCCTGGTGGACCGAGAAGGAGATCCGTCTGCAGGAGGCTGGCAGCGCTTCCAGATGTGCCTCTGGAGGCTGATGGAGAAACCGGAGTCCTCTGTGCCTGCGCACATAATCGCTATAGTTTCTTTCATCTTCATCCTCGTCTCCTCGGTGGTGATGTGTGTCGGGACCATCCCCGACCTGCAGGTGGAGGACTCGGAGGGTAACCTCTCGGAACACCCGACTCTGGAGGTCATTGAGACGGTGTGCATCGGCTGGTTTACTATTGAATACATCCTGCGTCTGATCTCCTccccaaataaaataaaatttgtcCTGTCTTTCATGAACATCATCGATTTCATGGCGATCATGCCCTTCTTCGTGGTGCTGATTCTGACCTCTTTCGGCGCAGGAGTGATGGAGCTGGCTAACGTGCAGCAGGCGGTGCAGGCTTTACGCATAATGCGCATTGCGCGCATTTTCAAGCTGGCACGACATTCCTCTGGACTCCAGACCCTCACATCTGCCCTGAAGAGCAGCTTCAAAGAGCTCGGACTGCTCCTCATGTATATGGGCGTGGGGGTCTTCCTTTTCTCCGCATTGGGCTACACCATGGAGCAGAACCATCCGGACACCTTGTTCACCAGCATCCCACAGTCGTTCTGGTGGGCTGTGATCACCATGACCACGGTGGGCTATGGAGACGTCTACCCCAAGACCACTTTAGGTCGGTGTAACGCGGCCATCAGCTTTCTGTGCGGGGTGATCGCCATAGCGCTGCCCATACACCCCATCATCAACAATTTTGTCCTGTTCTACAACAAGCAACAGGTGCTGGAGACTGCGGCCAAGCATGAGATTGAACTGATGGCACTGCGCTCCGGCGTTGGCGAGCTGGAGGCCGCACCCAGCCCCCATAAACATGTTTGTGGTGCAGGGGTCTGGGACAACACCATTCGCTCCTGTCACAGCGACACATACATCCCCTTACTTAAGGATCCCAGGGGAGGGGCAGGGATGCAGACTCCCAGCATGGAAACAAGCTTTGAAAGCACAGCCGAGGCCACTGAATATTTCATCTCATGA